A part of Desulfobulbaceae bacterium genomic DNA contains:
- a CDS encoding transporter substrate-binding domain-containing protein, producing MTALVIFLSLGVHAQAQDNGKVGAREVVAAFPKNFPPHCFLDEKGEPAGFAIDVLNRVASMINVTVRYKPEHSFVEAVNSLNDGTADLIPNSGVTAERALEYDFTIPVETLNVVLFIRKTSHDIKGLDDLEGRKVAVLPTNVGEQIVRERGNITGVVYSEISTALFDLLAGHVDGFIYPKPAVLKLARQARIDDHFTIVGPPLAEIKRAIRLRKGDPLLDQLNPALKQFLRTKDYQNIYMKWYGKPQPFWTTTTVALTMGAILSLLLFCMFVWRYKSLAHLNILLNKEASIRKEVEGELRTHRDRLEELVSARTSELTESEERFHNLSDAAFEGIVFTEKGRILETNETFCSMFGYQSSELLSMDASDCVTFEERENVKNKILSDYELPYETEGLKKDGTTFPIEVRAKMFTYQGRLASVSAIRDISDKKKAQEKLAVSEAQLKNAQRLAHVGNWSLNLQTNYLEWSDEIYRIFEIEKKKFAASYEAFLDAIHPDDREMVNKAYSGSLTSKIPFSVEHRLLMKDGRIKYVIEQCESYYDNNGDPTSSVGTVQDITKRRTAELELEKLNEELEKRVTERTRQLQITSNDLQDTQRSLMNIVEDLNEKSRELEISNAKLQGLDRLKSLFIASMSHELRTPLNSIIGFSTIVLDEWFGPLNEEQKTKLAIVLRTGKHLLTLINDVIDVSKIEAGKMDSTIEEFDIRDLANEALELVKKDIDDKGLSLQIEVKPKKLHVDRRRLFQCLLNLFSNAVKFTEQGTITMKTSLLKGSSTFNGKDCLQITVSDTGIGIAEKDLPRLFTPFYRLDTPLRVREKGAGLGLYLVKKITEEILQGEVGMESIYGKGSSFFMKIPLVAQTGEENDENSSGG from the coding sequence ATGACAGCACTGGTCATTTTTCTCTCGCTAGGAGTCCATGCCCAAGCGCAGGATAACGGCAAGGTAGGAGCCAGAGAAGTAGTCGCGGCCTTTCCCAAAAATTTTCCTCCCCACTGCTTTCTGGACGAAAAAGGGGAGCCGGCCGGGTTTGCCATTGATGTCCTGAATCGTGTCGCAAGTATGATAAACGTAACGGTTAGGTATAAACCGGAACATAGCTTTGTTGAGGCGGTCAACTCATTAAATGACGGAACAGCAGACCTCATCCCTAACTCAGGGGTCACAGCTGAACGAGCACTTGAATATGATTTTACCATTCCTGTGGAGACCCTTAATGTTGTACTTTTTATTCGGAAGACATCCCATGACATTAAGGGTTTAGATGATCTGGAAGGTCGGAAAGTTGCCGTACTCCCTACCAATGTTGGTGAACAAATTGTCCGTGAACGGGGAAATATCACAGGTGTGGTCTACTCTGAAATATCGACTGCTCTTTTTGATCTGCTGGCCGGACATGTGGATGGATTCATTTATCCAAAACCGGCGGTCCTGAAACTGGCAAGACAAGCGAGAATCGATGATCATTTTACAATTGTCGGGCCACCGCTTGCTGAGATCAAGAGGGCAATCAGGTTGCGCAAAGGTGATCCGCTGTTGGACCAGCTTAATCCGGCTTTGAAACAATTCCTCCGGACCAAAGACTACCAGAACATTTATATGAAATGGTATGGGAAACCGCAACCTTTTTGGACAACGACTACAGTTGCCTTGACAATGGGAGCTATCTTATCTCTTCTGTTGTTTTGTATGTTTGTCTGGCGCTACAAAAGTTTAGCCCATTTGAATATCCTGTTAAATAAAGAAGCTAGTATTCGGAAAGAGGTAGAGGGAGAGCTCCGGACTCATCGAGACCGTCTTGAGGAATTGGTGTCTGCACGAACCAGCGAGTTAACCGAAAGTGAAGAGCGTTTCCACAATCTTTCTGATGCCGCTTTTGAGGGAATTGTTTTTACTGAAAAGGGAAGAATTCTTGAAACCAATGAAACTTTTTGCTCAATGTTTGGTTATCAATCGTCTGAACTTCTTAGCATGGATGCCAGCGACTGTGTAACTTTTGAAGAAAGAGAAAATGTTAAAAATAAAATACTTTCAGACTACGAACTTCCTTATGAGACAGAAGGTTTAAAAAAAGACGGAACCACCTTCCCCATAGAGGTTCGAGCCAAGATGTTCACTTACCAAGGGCGTTTAGCAAGTGTTTCAGCAATCCGTGATATCTCTGACAAGAAGAAAGCCCAAGAGAAACTTGCCGTAAGCGAAGCCCAGCTCAAGAATGCTCAGCGTTTAGCTCATGTTGGCAATTGGTCACTCAATCTGCAAACCAATTACCTGGAGTGGAGCGATGAGATATATCGGATCTTTGAGATAGAGAAGAAGAAATTTGCAGCATCATACGAGGCATTCCTCGATGCCATTCACCCAGATGATCGTGAGATGGTGAATAAGGCATATAGCGGATCTCTCACCTCGAAAATACCTTTTTCGGTAGAGCACCGTCTGCTCATGAAGGACGGCAGAATCAAATATGTCATTGAACAATGTGAGTCTTACTATGATAATAACGGAGATCCAACAAGCTCTGTTGGGACAGTTCAGGATATTACAAAGCGCAGAACGGCCGAACTTGAGCTTGAAAAACTCAACGAGGAACTCGAAAAGCGAGTCACAGAACGTACAAGGCAACTCCAGATAACAAGCAACGATCTACAGGACACCCAGCGTTCCCTAATGAACATTGTGGAAGATCTCAATGAAAAAAGTAGGGAGCTTGAAATTTCTAATGCCAAACTTCAGGGACTCGATAGACTGAAATCCTTGTTTATTGCCTCCATGAGCCATGAATTACGGACCCCGTTGAACTCCATTATTGGATTTTCAACCATAGTTCTTGACGAATGGTTCGGACCCTTGAATGAAGAACAGAAGACAAAGTTGGCCATTGTTCTCAGGACCGGCAAACACCTGCTGACCTTAATCAATGATGTTATCGATGTCTCTAAGATCGAGGCGGGAAAAATGGATTCCACGATCGAAGAGTTTGATATTCGTGATCTTGCCAACGAGGCCCTTGAACTGGTTAAAAAAGACATTGATGACAAGGGCCTTTCCCTACAGATTGAGGTGAAGCCTAAAAAACTTCATGTTGATCGGCGTCGACTTTTTCAATGTTTGTTGAATCTGTTTTCAAATGCCGTCAAGTTTACCGAGCAAGGGACTATTACCATGAAAACCTCCCTGCTTAAAGGAAGCTCTACCTTTAATGGCAAGGATTGTCTGCAAATTACCGTCAGTGACACCGGTATCGGGATAGCAGAGAAAGATCTGCCCAGGTTGTTTACTCCATTTTACCGTCTTGATACACCCTTACGAGTGCGAGAAAAAGGGGCCGGTCTTGGCCTCTATCTGGTCAAAAAGATAACAGAGGAGATCCTCCAGGGCGAAGTCGGCATGGAAAGCATTTACGGCAAAGGGAGTTCATTTTTTATGAAAATTCCACTTGTTGCACAAACAGGGGAGGAAAACGATGAAAACAGTTCTGGTGGTTGA
- a CDS encoding response regulator, which yields MKTVLVVEDNQDNLELISIALKRSGYKVISAETGEMGVEIAVQERPYFIVMDIDLPGIDGFEATRRLRASEANCDIPIIAITSFAMSGDKDKIIGIGCNGYFEKPINPLTIVDDINKILEELGK from the coding sequence ATGAAAACAGTTCTGGTGGTTGAAGACAACCAAGATAATCTTGAACTAATCAGCATAGCTCTGAAAAGAAGCGGCTACAAGGTCATATCTGCTGAAACCGGGGAAATGGGTGTTGAAATTGCTGTTCAGGAAAGACCATATTTTATTGTCATGGATATTGACCTGCCCGGCATAGACGGCTTTGAAGCTACACGAAGACTGAGAGCGTCCGAAGCCAATTGCGATATACCTATCATAGCCATCACCTCTTTTGCCATGTCTGGGGATAAAGATAAGATTATTGGGATCGGTTGCAACGGATATTTTGAGAAACCGATCAACCCCCTGACCATCGTTGATGATATCAATAAGATACTGGAGGAACTTGGCAAATGA
- a CDS encoding response regulator, with amino-acid sequence MKILIVDDNIDDRVLLRHIVERNGHEPIEAKDGKEGLEIAVHHHPDLIISDALMPVMDGFVFLKKIKEDEVLRTIPFIFYSATYQEDKDVALAKRLGARAYIFKPKDPIELWAEVEQTLFSCQQETAVSSKLLKEDEVECLEQYSEIVATKLEEKVAELENALCLCVESEREIQEQHECLQNVLDALTHPFYIINASDYTIVLANKASHLSRYKAGITCYQLTHNQSKPCTGQDHPCTIIEIKKNLGPVVLKHTHLNAEGEARTVEVHGYPIFASDGTVERVIEYCIDVTEQDELKRQLQQAQKMEAIGTLAGGIAHDFNNILTAILGYSEMVLEQLPDGSMLRMQQEQVIKAGDRAKELVRQILAFSRQDNQERIPMQIHMIVREALSLLRSSIPTTIEIITNIDTKAGMVLVDPTQIHQVVMNLCTNAYHAMRITGGTMTINLSACQIGKEELLAQTKILSPGIYVKLEVSDTGCGIDKNTLGKIFDPYFTTKKKGDGTGLGLSVVNGIVKNYGGYVSVSSALGIGSKFEVYIPSIHAVGDVTKTEQKGYPYGTENILIVDDDDSIVNLQQLMLENLGYHVRSFTDSNELLQAFKSLPGEVDLVVTDMTMPEMTGAKLSQKLMAVRPDIPVIICSGFSELIDAGKAEALGIKAYLKKPVSKRDLAETVRRVLDEKNG; translated from the coding sequence ATGAAGATCCTAATTGTTGACGATAACATTGATGACCGAGTCCTGTTGCGGCACATTGTTGAAAGAAATGGACATGAGCCTATCGAGGCCAAAGATGGAAAGGAAGGCCTTGAAATTGCCGTACACCACCATCCTGACCTGATTATCTCAGATGCCCTGATGCCTGTTATGGATGGATTTGTCTTTCTCAAAAAAATAAAAGAGGATGAAGTCCTGCGAACCATCCCTTTTATCTTTTACTCTGCCACCTATCAAGAAGATAAGGACGTGGCACTTGCTAAAAGGCTAGGCGCTCGCGCTTATATTTTTAAACCCAAAGATCCCATTGAGTTGTGGGCTGAAGTTGAGCAAACACTTTTTAGTTGCCAGCAAGAGACCGCAGTTTCGTCCAAATTACTCAAGGAAGACGAAGTTGAATGTCTTGAGCAGTACAGCGAAATTGTTGCAACTAAACTCGAAGAAAAAGTTGCTGAACTGGAAAATGCCCTATGCCTTTGCGTGGAGTCTGAACGAGAGATACAAGAACAACATGAATGCCTGCAAAATGTCCTGGATGCCCTGACCCATCCATTTTACATCATCAATGCCAGCGACTATACAATTGTTCTGGCAAATAAGGCTTCTCATTTGTCAAGATATAAGGCCGGGATCACTTGCTACCAGCTTACCCACAATCAGAGTAAACCTTGTACGGGACAAGATCACCCATGCACCATCATTGAAATAAAGAAGAACCTGGGTCCGGTTGTACTGAAACACACTCATTTAAACGCTGAGGGCGAGGCGAGAACTGTTGAAGTGCATGGGTATCCGATTTTCGCGTCCGACGGTACAGTCGAGCGGGTGATTGAATATTGTATCGATGTGACAGAACAGGACGAACTGAAGAGGCAGTTACAACAAGCTCAGAAGATGGAAGCAATTGGTACTCTCGCTGGAGGAATTGCGCACGATTTTAATAACATTTTAACTGCTATTCTCGGGTATTCGGAAATGGTTCTTGAACAATTGCCGGATGGGAGCATGCTTCGGATGCAACAAGAACAAGTCATTAAAGCTGGAGATCGGGCAAAAGAGCTTGTTCGGCAGATTTTAGCTTTCAGCAGACAAGACAATCAGGAAAGGATACCAATGCAAATCCATATGATCGTCAGAGAGGCACTGAGCTTATTGCGATCCTCAATTCCAACTACAATAGAGATAATCACAAACATCGATACAAAAGCGGGTATGGTGCTGGTGGATCCAACGCAGATTCATCAGGTAGTAATGAATTTGTGCACTAATGCGTATCATGCAATGCGGATAACTGGCGGAACCATGACGATTAATCTGTCTGCTTGCCAGATTGGGAAAGAAGAATTACTTGCTCAAACTAAGATTTTATCTCCCGGTATCTACGTGAAACTTGAGGTGAGCGATACCGGTTGTGGTATAGACAAAAATACATTGGGAAAAATATTTGATCCGTACTTCACAACTAAAAAGAAGGGTGACGGTACCGGACTTGGCCTGTCTGTAGTTAACGGTATTGTAAAGAACTATGGCGGATATGTCTCAGTGTCAAGTGCGTTAGGGATAGGTTCAAAATTTGAGGTGTATATCCCGAGTATTCATGCCGTAGGAGATGTCACAAAAACTGAGCAAAAAGGATACCCATATGGAACAGAAAATATTCTTATTGTGGATGACGATGATAGTATTGTGAACTTGCAGCAGTTGATGCTTGAAAACCTCGGGTATCATGTGCGTTCTTTCACAGATAGCAATGAACTTTTACAGGCCTTTAAAAGTCTGCCTGGTGAAGTTGATCTGGTGGTTACGGATATGACCATGCCCGAGATGACCGGTGCGAAACTTAGCCAAAAACTCATGGCGGTGCGGCCTGATATTCCTGTGATTATTTGTTCCGGGTTCAGTGAGTTGATCGATGCAGGAAAAGCTGAAGCTCTTGGAATCAAGGCATACCTCAAAAAACCTGTCTCAAAAAGAGATTTGGCAGAGACAGTTCGCCGGGTATTGGATGAG